ttaaaaactgcatgatgcgTTTACTTgagttatctttgactaatatttaaatttgtttgatgatctgaaacattaaagtgtgacaaacatgcaaaaacataagaaatcaggaagagggccaacactttttcacaccactggaTTTCAGCACAGGTGGAAAATGTTTCCCCTATACCCGTGCTGTATCAATCTATTTTATTAGTAAAGAGTGAGCTGACAGGAGGCAGCCTGGAGGAACATGTGCACTCAGTACATGTTGTTAGTGAGCACCAAATGTCCATACAGTCTTATACATTGGCTGCAAAATCCATTAGTTTTGCTTTATATTCAGTCTGAGTACAGTTTAGTATGTCCCAGTGAATCCTGGCACCACTGCAATCATGAATTCAGAACtagatttttaatatttccCTGCAATTGAATGTCTCAGAATCAGAAATAGTGATAAATATATCTTCTTGCAGTCCTAGCAATATCTCATCTAGTCTGGGTGTTTTTATCTTActgtgcatatttaaaaaactgtcttAAACCAAGGTGTTAGTTCTGGCACTGTGCAATCCTGCTTTGTCCAACTGAGTTATTTAACCAAAATGGGCACATTCTTTTCATCCATAgatcatccatgcttttatctcctGATACAAAAGGCTGCCACCATACATCTAACACATCTTAAGATAGCCGACTGCATTACAATAATCCCTTCCCAACAAGCCCTTTACTCGTGTCTGATTTGAAGATTTTACTGCTTATTCCTAAAGGCCTGGGTCTGCTAACTCCTGATCAGCTACTTGAGATCCTGTGGCAGGACTCAGCAATTTGAACCTGTCACTAAAAATGACTGAGCTGTTGCATCGTGGGCTGTCATGTGTTAGTACTCTGTCCTCCTTACATTTCTCCTGAAAAATCaagttttatactttttattaaAAGAATACATTGTGAGAATTTGAAGAGATATAACAGATAGGCCTTTTGACCAGACTGTGAGCCTCCCATTTTTCACAGATAAAAGATCTTTAATCTTATCTGCTGTTCCTTATTCACTATGGGTCCACATTGTGTGGTACCATTTCCTCAGAGGCCGGCTCCCGCTGAGCTCCTTCAGGTACCATTCTCACGCTCACGCTGCCGCCTTCAGTGGTGCTCGGGTTCACGCGGATCTTTCTATTAACTGGGCAGACAGCTCTGAGAAACTGCCTCTTAAAGGTCTCACTGAGGGTGATGTAGAGAAATGGATTGATACAACTGTTAGTGTAACCCATACTAATGGCTATGTTGTAGGCATAGGAGAAAGCCACACTTGGCTTCTGCACCCCTAGGTGGACCAACTGGAGGATGTAGTAAGGAGCCCAGCAGATGAAGAAAGCCAGGCAGATGGCCACTGCCATCCGTGTCACCTTCTTCGTGCGAACCCTCAAACTGCGTGGAGGCAGTGGTGCCACACTGGTGAACATGTGTTGGAGTATCTTGAAGAACACCAGACAGATGATAACTAATGGCACAGCAAAGGCCAAGAAGAACTGGTAAAGTGTAAACCAGTATGTGTCAGTGACTGGGTCAGGCAAGAGGAGAGCACAGGCCACCAGACCATCTGAGAGAGGCATAAGGCCTGCATACAACCACACAGGGATGATGGTGAGTAAAGACATACTCCACACCAGGCCAATAACCAGCATGGCCACACAGGGCCTGCGGATGTAGTTGAAGCGGATGGGATGAACAGTAGCCAAATAACGGTCCAGTGTCATTGCCGTGAGGATGTATGTGCTCACGATCTGACTGTTGGAGTCCAGCGCGGTGATGACCGTACACATCGAGGCTCCAAAATGCCAAGTACCATTGCCCAACAGTTGGTGGATGAGGAATGGCATCCCAAGTAGAAACAGGAGAtcaacaaatgacaaatttaaGATAAAGATGTCTGGAACAGTTTGCTTAGCACGACACTTGGTCTTCTTCATGATCGTGTAAATGACAATACAGTTCCCCATGATGCCCAGAAAGCAGACGATGCCAAAGATGACAGGGAGGATGGCACTGTAATGAAGAGAACCATCTTCAGCTAGagacaagaagagaagagagcagcagctgaaatagAAATGCTTAGAAGTACCACATATTATAATCACGGTGTATGATATAAAATCTTACACTGCATCaatatgtacagtgtgtaaTACAGTCACAATGTCACAATGTACAGTGAAGtagaataataacaataatacaatacaataataacaacagcACTGGTCTGTCAGATAATTATTATAGTCAGTGCTTTTGTCTGACACTGCATCCAGCACTTGTCAATGTCTTCTTATTGATTTTAGACTGTTAGATAATTTCAGTGAGAAAttattgctttgtgtgtgtgtgtgtgtgtgtgtgtgtgtgtgtgtgtgagagagagagagagagagagagagaattgcCTCttttaacaacacaaaaacaagaaatatgacATCAAAGATATTTATGTGACAAAAACATCGTAAAGAATCAGTCAGTGACTTCATAGTATGTATAAGTGTATataaataacagtttttaacagtggaaaatgtaaattatgtaGTGTTTTATAGGTATTTATATATACCagtgatatatatttattacttACCTTATACTACTCGCTAAAAAGCTGTTGAGGGAACTCAAGCCCGAATTTGTGCAACAGATTATAAAAGCTAATTAAAAAGACTGATAACTATATAAGGACAGAGAATTACTTTGTGA
This genomic window from Mastacembelus armatus chromosome 1, fMasArm1.2, whole genome shotgun sequence contains:
- the mchr1a gene encoding melanin-concentrating hormone receptor 1; translation: MDFFNDSNFSFGETTAAEDGSLHYSAILPVIFGIVCFLGIMGNCIVIYTIMKKTKCRAKQTVPDIFILNLSFVDLLFLLGMPFLIHQLLGNGTWHFGASMCTVITALDSNSQIVSTYILTAMTLDRYLATVHPIRFNYIRRPCVAMLVIGLVWSMSLLTIIPVWLYAGLMPLSDGLVACALLLPDPVTDTYWFTLYQFFLAFAVPLVIICLVFFKILQHMFTSVAPLPPRSLRVRTKKVTRMAVAICLAFFICWAPYYILQLVHLGVQKPSVAFSYAYNIAISMGYTNSCINPFLYITLSETFKRQFLRAVCPVNRKIRVNPSTTEGGSVSVRMVPEGAQREPASEEMVPHNVDP